Proteins found in one Panicum hallii strain FIL2 chromosome 4, PHallii_v3.1, whole genome shotgun sequence genomic segment:
- the LOC112888887 gene encoding ABC transporter G family member 42: protein MEGAMEKVWESGRRVSRSISRGMGMDAWGVDEAFMPHHHQWGSRGGSRGGRSGRHADDDEEALRWAAIERLPTYSRVRTAILSSSAEAEADGGAKPRQQQFKEVDVRKLGDGERQEFIERVFRVADEDNQRFLQKLRNRIDRVGIELPTVEVRFEQLTVQAKCHVGSRALPTLLNTARNIAEGALGLCGIRLGRQATLTILRGVSGVVRPSRMTLLLGPPSSGKTTLLLALAGKLDPALRCAGEVTYNGFALDDFVPQKTAAYISQTDVHVGEMTVKETLDFSARCQGVGTKYDLMTELTRREKEAGIRPEPEVDLFMKATSMEGVQSSLQTDYTLRILGLDICADTIVGDQMQRGISGGQKKRVTTGEMIVGPTKVLFMDEISTGLDSSTTFQIVKCLQQIVHLGEATILMSLLQPAPETFDLFDDIILLSEGQIVYQGPREYVLEFFESCGFRCPERKGTADFLQEVTSRKDQEQYWSDKQRPYRYISVPEFAQRFKRFHVGLQLENHLSLPFDKSRCHQAALVFSKHSVSTTELLKASFDKEWLLIKRNSFVYIFKTIQLIIVALIASTVFLRTHMHTRNVDDGFVYIGALLFSLIVNMFNGFAELSLAITRLPVFYKHRDLLFYPAWVFTLPNVILRIPFSIIESIVWVLVTYYTIGFAPEADRFFKHLLLVFLIQQMAGGLFRAIAGLCRSMIIAHTGGALSLLIFFVLGGFLLPKGFIPKWWIWGYWISPLMYGFNALAVNEFYAPRWMNKFVMDQNGVPKRLGISMLEGANIFVDKNWYWIGAAGLLGFTIFFNVLFTLSLMYLNPLGKPQAVISEETAQEAEGNEHARGTVRNGSTKSKDGGHIKEMKEMRLSARLSNCSSNGVSRVMSIGSNEAAPRRGMVLPFNPLAMSFDNVNYYVDMPAEMKQQGVQDNRLQLLREVTGSFRPGVLTALMGVSGAGKTTLMDVLAGRKTGGYIEGDIRIAGYPKNQATFARISGYCEQNDIHSPQVTVRESLIYSAFLRLPEIIGDQEITDDIKIQFVDEVMELVELDNLKDALVGLPGITGLSTEQRKRLTIAVELVANPSIIFMDEPTSGLDARAAAIVMRTVRNTVDTGRTVVCTIHQPSIDIFEAFDELLLLKRGGQVIYSGQLGRNSQQMVEYFEAIPGVPKIKDKYNPATWMLEVSSIAAEVRQKMDFAEYYKTSDLYKRNKVLVNQLSQPEPGTSDLYFATQYSQSIIGQFKACLWKQWLTYWRSPDYNLVRFSFTLFVALLLGSIFWRIGTKMGDANTLRMVMGGMYTAVMFVGINNCSTVQPIVSIERTVFYRERAAGMYSAMPYAIAQVVMEIPYVFVQTTYYTLIVYAMMSFQWTAAKFFWFFFISYFSFLYFTFYGMMTVSISPNHEVAAIFAAAFYSLFNLFSGFFIPRPRIPRWWIWYYWICPLAWTVYGLIVTQYGDLEEVIEVPGESKQTISYYVTHHFGYHMNFMPVVAPVLVLFAAFFAFMYAVCIKKLNFQQR from the exons ATGGAGGGTGCGATGGAGAAGGTGTGGGAGTCGGGGCGGCGGGTGAGCCGGAGCATCAGCCGGGGCATGGGCATGGACGCATGGGGCGTCGACGAGGCCTTCATGCCGCACCACCACCAGTGGGGCTCCCGGGGCGGCAGCCGCGGGGGGCgcagcggccgccacgccgacgacgacgaggaggcgcTGCGCTGGGCGGCCATCGAGCGCCTCCCCACCTACAGCCGCGTGCGCACCGCCATCCTGTCCTCCTccgccgaggccgaggccgatGGCGGCGCTAAGCCCCGCCAGCAGCAGTTCAAGGAGGTGGACGTGCGCAAgctcggcgacggcgagcgacaGGAGTTCATCGAGCGCGTCTTCCGCGTCGCCGACGAGGACAACCAGCGATTCCTGCAGAAGCTCCGCAACCGCATCGACAG GGTGGGCATCGAGCTGCCGACGGTGGAGGTGCGGTTCGAGCAGCTGACGGTGCAGGCCAAGTGCCACGTGGGCAGCCGCGCGCTGCCGACGCTGCTCAACACGGCGCGCAACATCGCGGAGGGCGCCCTGGGGCTCTGCGGCATCCGGCTGGGGCGGCAGGCCACGCTGACCATCCTCAGGGGCGTCTCTGGCGTGGTCCGGCCGTCCCGGATGACGCTGCTGCTGGGCCCGCCGTCGTCGGGGAAGACCACGCTGCTGCTCGCCCTCGCCGGCAAGCTGGACCCGGCGCTCCGGTGCGCCGGCGAGGTCACCTACAACGGGTTCGCGCTGGACGATTTCGTGCCGCAGAAGACGGCGGCGTACATCAGCCAGACCGACGTGCACGTCGGCGAGATGACGGTGAAGGAGACGCTCGACTTCTCCGCCAGGTGCCAGGGCGTCGGCACGAAATACG ATCTTATGACCGAGCTGACGAGGAGGGAGAAGGAGGCCGGCATCCGGCCGGAGCCTGAAGTCGACCTCTTCATGAAG GCCACTTCAATGGAAGGAGTGCAAAGCAGTCTCCAAACGGATTACACTCTCAGG ATACTCGGACTGGACATCTGCGCCGACACCATCGTCGGCGACCAGATGCAGCGGGGGATCTCCGGTGGCCAGAAGAAGCGTGTCACCACAG GAGAGATGATTGTTGGTCCGACCAAGGTGCTATTCATGGACGAGATATCAACCGGATTGGACAGTTCCACCACATTCCAAATCGTCAAATGTCTCCAGCAGATTGTGCACTTGGGCGAGGCCACCATCCTCATGTCCCTCCTTCAGCCTGCCCCTGAGACCTTCGACCTATTTGACGACATCATCCTACTGTCAGAAGGTCAAATTGTTTACCAGGGACCTCGCGAATATGTTCTCGAATTCTTTGAATCCTGTGGATTCCGCTGCCCCGAGCGCAAGGGAACTGCAGACTTTCTTCAGGAG GTGACATCAAGGAAGGATCAGGAGCAGTACTGGTCCGACAAGCAGAGGCCTTACAGATACATTTCCGTCCCAGAATTTGCACAGCGGTTTAAACGGTTCCATGTTGGGCTCCAGCTAGAGAACCACCTCTCACTGCCGTTTGACAAGAGCCGTTGCCATCAAGCTGCTCTTGTATTCTCAAAGCACTCAGTGTCAACCACAGAGCTCCTCAAGGCATCCTTTGACAAGGAGTGGCTCCTCATCAAACGCAATTCATTTGTGTACATCTTCAAGACCATACAG CTCATCATTGTAGCTCTCATTGCGTCAACGGTGTTTCTAAGGACCCACATGCATACAAGGAATGTAGATGATGGCTTTGTCTACATTGGAGCGCTGCTGTTTAGTCTGATAGTCAATATGTTCAATGGTTTTGCTGAGCTCTCTTTGGCCATAACAAGGTTACCGGTGTTCTACAAGCACAGGGACCTCCTCTTTTACCCTGCTTGGGTCTTCACACTACCAAACGTCATTCTCAGAATCCCGTTCTCCATAATTGAATCTATAGTCTGGGTTCTTGTCACATACTACACCATAGGGTTTGCTCCAGAGGCCGACAG ATTTTTCAAGCACCTGCTGCTCGTGTTCTTGATCCAGCAGATGGCAGGTGGGCTTTTCAGAGCAATTGCCGGACTTTGCAGATCCATGATCATTGCTCACACTGGTGGAGCACTATCTCTTCTTATCTTCTTTGTTCTTGGAGGCTTTCTCCTGCCAAAAG GTTTCATCCCTAAATGGTGGATCTGGGGCTATTGGATTTCACCTTTGATGTATGGATTTAATGCTCTAGCAGTCAATGAATTCTATGCTCCTCGGTGGATGAACAAGTTCGTAATG GACCAAAATGGTGTTCCGAAAAGACTAGGGATATCTATGCTTGAAGGTGCCAACATCTTTGTTGACAAAAACTGGTACTGGATTGGAGCAGCAGGGCTCTTGGGTTTCACCATCTTCTTCAATGTACTTTTCACACTGTCACTCATGTATCTGAACC CTCTCGGCAAACCACAAGCTGTTATATCAGAAGAAACTGCACAGGAAGCAGAAGGCAATGAACATGCAAGAGGGACAGTAAGAAATGGCAGCACAAAATCAAAGGACGGTGGTCATATCA AGGAAATGAAGGAGATGAGATTGAGTGCGCGTTTGAGCAACTGTTCATCAAATGGGGTTTCACGAGTCATGTCCATTGGCAGCAATGAAGCTGCTCCAAGAAGAGGAATGGTTCTTCCATTTAACCCTCTTGCCATGTCCTTTGATAATGTGAACTACTATGTCGACATGCCTGCG GAAATGAAACAGCAAGGAGTGCAGGATAACAGGCTCCAATTATTGCGTGAGGTTACAGGGTCATTCAGGCCTGGAGTGCTGACAGCGCTTATGGGTGTTAGTGGAGCTGGAAAGACTACCCTTATGGATGTCTTGGCTGGAAGAAAGACTGGGGGTTATATTGAAGGTGATATCAGAATTGCTGGCTATCCCAAGAACCAAGCCACATTTGCAAGGATTTCTGGTTACTGCGAGCAAAATGATATCCATTCTCCTCAGGTCacagttagggaatctttgatATACTCTGCCTTCTTGCGCCTTCCTGAAATAATTGGAGATCAAGAAATCACTGATGATATCAAGATT CAATTTGTGGATGAAGTTATGGAACTAGTGGAGCTTGACAATCTGAAGGATGCTTTAGTTGGCCTACCAGGAATCACAGGACTTTCGACAGAGCAAAGAAAAAGGTTAACAATAGCTGTGGAACTCGTCGCCAACCCATCAATCATCTTCATGGATGAACCAACATCAGGTCTTGATGCAAGAGCTGCGGCAATTGTCATGAGAACAGTGCGAAACACAGTTGACACTGGGCGCACAGTGGTTTGCACAATCCATCAGCCAAGCATTGACATCTTTGAGGCTTTTGATGAG TTGCTATTGCTGAAAAGAGGAGGCCAGGTGATCTACTCTGGACAATTGGGTCGCAACTCCCAGCAAATGGTTGAGTACTTTGAG GCAATTCCGGGAGTGCCTAAAATCAAAGATAAGTACAATCCTGCGACGTGGATGCTCGAAGTCAGTTCAATTGCAGCTGAAGTGCGTCAGAAGATGGATTTTGCTGAGTACTACAAAACATCAGATCTGTACAA GCGAAACAAGGTATTGGTCAACCAGCTGAGTCAACCAGAGCCAGGAACATCAGATCTTTATTTCGCTACACAGTACTCTCAATCCATAATAGGACAGTTCAAAGCCTGCCTCTGGAAGCAGTGGCTGACCTATTGGCGTAGCCCAGATTACAACCTTGTTAGATTTTCCTTCACTTTGTTCGTTGCCTTACTGCTTGGCTCCATTTTTTGGAGGATAGGAACcaaaat GGGAGATGCAAACACTCTCAGGATGGTTATGGGAGGAATGTACACAGCTGTGATGTTTGTTGGTATCAACAATTGCTCAACTGTGCAGCCAATTGTTTCAATTGAGAGGACGGTTTTCTACCGAGAGAGGGCTGCTGGGATGTACTCTGCAATGCCCTATGCCATTGCTCAG GTTGTCATGGAGATCCCCTATGTGTTTGTCCAAACAACTTACTACACCCTCATCGTATATGCCATGATGAGCTTCCAATGGACAGCTGCCAAGTTCTTCTGGTTCTTCTTCATTTCGTACTTCTCCTTCCTCTACTTCACCTTCTATGGCATGATGACTGTCTCAATCTCACCGAACCATGAGGTTGCAGCCATCTTTGCTGCAGCTTTCTATTCGCTCTTCAACCTCTTCTCAGGCTTCTTCATTCCAAGACCG AGAATTCCTAGATGGTGGATCTGGTACTACTGGATTTGCCCACTGGCATGGACTGTGTATGGGCTCATAGTGACGCAATACGGAGACCTGGAAGAGGTCATCGAAGTTCCCGGCGAATCCAAGCAGACAATTAGTTACTACGTAACACATCATTTTGGATACCACATGAATTTTATGCCAGTTGTTGCGCCAGTCCTCGTGCTCTTTGCAGCATTCTTCGCGTTCATGTATGCAGTCTGCATCAAGAAGTTGAACTTCCAGCAACGATAG